Within the Desulfovibrio oxyclinae DSM 11498 genome, the region GGCGGTTCCTGGATGATCTCGTCAATGTATCCGTTGCGCAGGTTGTCCTGCGCGGTGATCTGCTGGGCGGAGGCGCATTTTTCGATGAGTTCGCGGCTTGCGCGCTGGGGCGGGCGAATGCGTCCTTCGATGGCGGCGGCGCCTTCGGGCGAGATGACCGAGTAGTAACCGTGGGAGAACATCAGGCGCTTGTCGGCCATGCCGATGGCTTCCGCACCGCCGGAGCCGCCTTCGGAGAAGATGGCGACCACCGGGACGGTGAGACCGCACATTTCATAGATGTTCTCGGCGATCTGCTGGGCCGCTCCGGGGAAGTCTTCCACGGGATAGGAGCCGGGCGTGTTCACGTAGGCGTGCACGGGGATGTTTTCCCGCGCGGCGACTTCCATGTACTTGAGCGCCTTGTAGTTGCCCCACGGTTTGATGGAGCCGCCGTTGCGGAACTCCTCGCCGTGGCCTTTTTCCTGCCCCACGACCATTACGGGCTGGTTGATCACCTTCTTGCCCTTGCGTCTGGTGACGTAGGCTCGGGCGATGACCATGCCGGGGTCGATGGAGTGCTCGTCCTGCCCGCCGATCTCGTTGTAGTTGTCGTAGACGTTCTCAAGAATATCCTTGAGGCTCACGCGTTGTGGATGGCGCACTATGCGCACCTTGTCCATGGCGGTGAGCTTGCCGTCGTTGAGCTCCTCGAAAGCGCCAAGACGCCGTTCGAACCCTTCCAGCGTTTCCACGGCCTTTTCCTCGGACAGTCCGGGATTCAGCTCGTTGAAGCGGGTGATTTTGTCCAGTAGGGCGTCGAGCTCCGGCAGGTTCCTGCCTTCGAGTATTTCTCTTGCGTAACTGGCGCGCTGCTGCAGCGCCTCGCGTTTCTTCTCTGCGTTCATCGGATCAGAATTCCAGAAGGTTTTCCGTCTTCCTGAGCAGGAAGGGGATGTTTGTCTTCATGGGCTGGCCGGATGCGTCGACACCTTCAAGGGTCAGATTCTTCAGGAACTCAACGCCGCGTTTCTTGGCGTGCTCAAGGTCCTCGCCCCAGATGATGGCCAGCGCGAGGTTCGGGTCGTATTCCGTGGGAATCTGGTAGTGCCGGTCGCGGGGAACGTGGGTGTGCATTTCCACCCAGTCGGCCTCCTTCCAGTCGAATTTTTCAATGCGGCCCACCCATGGGGCGAAGCCGTTTTCGGTGTCCTCGGCGATGATTCGGTACTCGATGCCGACGCCGTCAAAGCCGACGTTGTCCTGAGAGTATCCGAGCGCTTCGCCGAGCCCGACGCGGACCTGTTCGCGGATGAGGTTCACGTCGGCGTTGCCGTTTACGTCGGCAATACAGGCGGATACGCCGTTCTCGACCTGAATCCGTGTGTTGACTTCCATCAGGAAGGGTTCACCTGCCGGGGTGACGATCCACTCCCATGTTCCGACGTTGTCGTAGCGGACTTCCTTGGCGATGCTGAGGGAGTGGCGCACGATGTCGTCGAGAACCTTGTCCGCGTCGAAGGCATAACCGATGTCCGCGGAACGGAAGCCGGGCGCCACCTCGATGCGCTTCTGCAATCCCGGGCTCTGCACGGAGCAGTTGCGGGTGCCGAAGTGGACCGGGTCTTTCCCGTCGCGGTCCGCGATGACCTGAACTTCAAGGTGGTTGAAGTCGAAGATTCGCTGCTCGATGAGTACGCCTTCGTCATTGAAGGTTCTCAGCGAGTAGTTGCGAATGCGGCGATAGGTCTGGCGGAAGCGGGCCATGTCTTCGACTTCGTCGATGCCCATTCCGCCGCCGCCCGCGGAGGCCTTGACCAGAACAACCGGACGCTTGACGCCCATCTTTTCCTGAAAATCGAACAGGCTCTGGGCGATGGTCTCGGCTTCCAGCTCGTCGTAGATGGGGCGGTCGGAACCGGGAACCGTCGGGACGCCGAGCTTTCTGGCGATGCGTTTGGTGTTGATCTTGTCGCCCAGATCGCGAATGACATGCCAGCTTGGGCCGATGAAGATCATGGGCCTGTCGCGTTCGGTCACTCGGCGGGCGAAGCGGTAGTTTTCCGAGAAAAAGCCGTAGCCCGGATGGATTGCCGTGGCACCGGCCTTGTCGGCGACGGAGAGAATGTCGCCGGCATCGTTGTAGTTCTGAATGCGATAGGCCGCATCGTCGCCGCCCAGCTTGCGGGCCATTTCCACGTGGCCGGAATCCTTGTCCTCGGCAGTGTAGACAGCCACGCAGGGTATTCCCAGGTCGTTGCAGGCCTGCATGATCCTGACGGCGATTTCGCCTCTGTTGGCTATGAGTACTTTATGCTTGTCTTCCATAATCTCAAGGGGATTGGGTTCATGATGCCCGTTCGGGGATTGACGAGCTTGATTTGATAGCTCTTATCAAAGCTTCTGGCAAACTTTTTTGTGGTTTGAAACAGTCATTTCATTCAACTTTTTCCAAACGGTAAATACTGGGTCTGCTGAAATCGTTGACGAAAGGGAGCTATGTTGCAGTTGTGAATCGCAGGGGTGGGGAATGTCTTTAAAACGTGAAAAAGTCAAGCGGACTGGATGCCGCAAAAGGTGAACAAGTGTTGGAAAACAGGTGCTCAGGACAGAGAATTGAATGGAAAGAGCTTTTTGCCGGTGACGAATGAAAAGGCCGCTCCGGAGGGAGCGGCCTTGAATCATGCGGCTGACGTTTGAATTAGTTGAACATTCCTTCAAGGCCTTCCTTGGCGTCCTTCATGAGGTTGCCGCCCTGCTCGGATCCGCTCTTGAGGGCGTCGCTACCCTTCTTGAAGGCTTCGGCGCCGCGCTTGAGCGCTTCCTGCGCCTTCTTGCCGATTTCCTGTGCCGCTCCGCTCACGGAACCGCTCACGTTCTGGCTGAGTTCCCTGAGGATGCGCTGTACCGCTTCCGCGGGGGTGGTGCGCTTCTCCTTGCCGATGTCGCGCATTTCAATGTCCGGCACCGGGATGGAGACGCCCTTGTCACCGAATATCTTGGTCAGATTGCCTCCCACGGTGACGGTGGCGTTCTTGACCAGCAGATGGTTGATCTGGATGGCCTTGGAGGGTTTCTTTTCGCCTTCTTCCGTCTTGGCAGGCTCCTGTTTGTCTTCGCTGGCCACAGCCTTCTTCACGTTGGCGATGATGGCCTTGAAGTTGTCGGTCTTGCCCTGCTTTTCATAGGTAATGTGCGGCGAAAGAATCACAACGTCTTCAATGATGATCTTGTCCTTGGTCAGGGACTCCTTTTTCACCTTGATCTTGATGGTATCCACCGAGAATGCTTCGTCGGTTTTGAAGCCCTTGGGATTACCAAGGAGGAAATCGTTCAGCTCGCCGGAGCCCGAAAGGAAGGAGATGTCGGCCGACCCGAGGCGAACTTCGGTTCCGGTGAATTTCGGCCCGAACTCCTCGGTGGCGGTCTTGATCAGCGTGCCGAGGTTGAGGATCGCGAGGACCACGAGAACGATGATGGCGAGCACCGCTCCCGCTGCGCCGTAAGTGATGAATTTTTTCATGGGGACTCCTTTTGCTGCGAATTGGTTGCGATATCATAGCCCGTGCCAATGATCTTGGCAATATGGGTTTGAAAAAAAGAGGGTTACTTTTCGTCGGGCAGGCGAATGAGCGGCGGATCGCGAAAATGAACCAGTGACTGCGGCGCGTCCGATGGTAGACCAGTGTCGAGATTTGGTCCGATGCGATCCGTAAGCGCGCTGTCCTGTTCCAATGCGTTCCACAACTTCTGCGTGTCCTTGCGGGCCTTATCCAACAGGTCGGAAAAGCGGTGAATGCGAGCCTGTCCGCTTACCGGATGCACATACCCAACGGCACCGGACACGGTTTCGCGTTGTTGCAGCCACTGGGGTGAGCGGAGCAGGGTGGTTACTTCGCGCACGGTGTCCGGCAGTAGTTTCCAAAACGTGTATGTCAGTCGAGGAAGCAGAGGGGCTACTGTCATTCGCTGGATCAGCGCATAGGTCTTCAGGCAGTCGTCGAACCAGCCGCGAAGCATTTCTCCACTGACACCGCACCACCCGGCAAGGGTGTCCGAGGCCCATGTATGATGGAATCCCGAGTTAAACGATGCGGAGAGTCTGCCGACCATATCCGAGCTACGGGGCGTGCGGGCGAAGTTCATGTCCAGAAGTGTTTCAAGCGCGCGGTGCCGTTGACGTGCCTTGGAGCGGCGTTTCGGGTCCCGGCTGTCGTAGTTGCCGGTGACGCTCCAGATGAAAGGATGCGTGGCCGCATCCAGACAGATATGAGAGGCCATACCCGCCATAAGCGCAAGGCCTTCCGGGGTACCGACCCGCTGCACATGGGCGGCCTGCACCCTGAGAAGCTCATAGGAGTCCGCACCGTCCTTGCCATGCAGCATTCCGGCCAGACGGGTGGCTTTCTCATGCGAGTCCTCGTCAGGACTTTTGCGCATATAATACAATATATCATGAAAGACGCTGCCGAGCATGAGGGCTTCGGGGTGCGAGCGCGCGGCCTCGGCAATGGGGCCTGATCCGGATTCGGCAGCATCAACAGCCAGTTGGAAATGAAGCATTTCTTTGGGCATTCAAACTCCTCTTTACGTAGGCACTGTAGCTGTTTACAAAAAATGTCGCAAAGAGAACAAGGAGGATCATCATGGTCGATTTCATCAAGAAAAAATACGAAGTGGAAGCGCCGGACGAGAAAAAGGTATACGGCAAGGGCGAGCGTCGAGAAGATTACGATGCGGCCTGGAAGAGTTCATCCCGCCATTTCCTCGTGGGACTCCCCGGTTCAGGACGACGTGAACTGGCCGGATTGATGGGGGAAAAGCTGGAACTGCCCGTGGCCCATGCGGCGGACGCCGCAGCCGCGAAACAGGTGTGCGAAGGTGGTTCAGCAGTGGTGGTCGTGGATGCCGCCGTGTTTGACGATCCTGAAACGGCGGCAATCATAAACCGCAGCGGCAAGGTCTTTTATCTCATGACGGACGCGAATACCTTGGCGCGGCGGCTGGTGGCACGCGGTGAGGCGGCTGACGAAGAGACCGTCTGGCAGGACCTTTGTTCGAAGCTCGAAAAATACGAACCTCTGTTCATGGGCAGCCTGCATTTCATCCTGCAGGGCGTGGCCGACCCCGCCGATCTTCTGGACGATGCGCTGGAAAAGGTGGCGTGGTAGCCTAGTTCTGGTGACGCTCGATTTCGATATCCAGCGAGCGCAGGGTGATGCGCATGTCTTCAAGCAACCAGAACAGGGACATGATGATCGCAATCAGGCCGCCGATGAAGCATATCTCCACAAGGGTGGTCAGGCCAAGGCCGAAGATCTGTTCCGCGAAAAGAAGCAGTGTTACGGCGCAGATGAGGCTGATGGCGAGCAGGGCCAGTGCGATGGCGCGGCGTAGAATCGTGCAGCGACGTCGCAGGACCGTGATCTGGCTTTTGAGGAAGTCGCGGTCTTCACCTTCGGCTCTGTCCATTTCGGCCAGCAGCTTTCGGATGAGGTCCGTGGGGCGGCCGATGCGGTTTGTCATGGAGAGTACCAGCAGGCCGATGCCGGAGATGAGCACGAAGGGTGCTATGGAAGCCTGAAGAATCGGAATGAGTGTCGTAATGTCCATGGCCGAGGTAGTTATGCCCGGCCCGCTTGTTCGTCAAGAAATAAAGAGCCTCTGAACCATGTCTGTTTTTCAGGCCCGGCTGTGGGGGGGTGACGGGCAGGGGCTTTTCGGTGTATTGGACGCGGATACAAATACCAAGTGAGGTCGTAAATGCCCCAGAAACCGTTGCGTGTGGAGTTACTGTCGCACACGCCTGACCCATTATCATTAATATATGCCTCTTTCCGCCAATGTTACCACGCCGGGTTCGTGGCCGACATGTGGCCCAAGCTGCTTGCCGGTGAAATTGAGCGTGAGAAGCAGGCGCAGTTTGTGAGTTCCGTGCTGGAATCCGGCCATGACAGCCCGGTGGAGCACGTCAGCTTCACCTTTGCGGTGGAAGGGATCTCCCGTGCCTGTTCACATCAGATAGTGCGGCATCGCATTGCTTCGTATTCTCAGCAGAGCCAGCGATACGTGACGGATACCATGGATTACGTGATTCCGCCCGCCATCGAGAAGATTCCAGAAGCCAAGGCCCGGTTCGAGAAGTTCATGGAGGACGTCTCTGAAGCGTATGGCGATCTTCGCGATATTCTGGTCGAACATGGGCGCGAGTCCAAGGCTAACGAGGATGCGCGTTTCGTATTGCCTCAGGCTGCCGAAACAAAGATCGTGATCACCATGAATTGCCGTTCCCTGCTGCACTTCTTCAACCTTCGCTGCTGCACTCGGGCGCAGTGGGAGGTCCGCAAGGTGGCCGACGCCATGCTGCGTGAATGCCGGAAGGCGCTCCCCGCCATCTTCGACGCGGCTGGCGCCCGGTGTGAACAGCTTGGCTATTGCCCTGAGTCCGAGCGCTTTGCCTGCGGCCGGTATCCAACTCGGGCAGAGTTGCTGAACAAGGCTTAGTGAGTTTCCTTTGAATGCGCGCATTGCGGCTTTCCCATACGGGAGAGCCGCTTTTTTATGGCGGTTCAAATCAGGGCAGGTTGTTGAAATTTGCAGTAAGAAACAGGTTTGAACATGGAATGTAGACAGTTTAAGGGTTTAGAGTTTCTGTGCCGTAGATAGGAATCCAATCGTGAAAAAAGATTAAGTGTTTTATTACGAGTAGTTATGGATTTAAAAATATTTTAGAAAATTGGCTGTCAAGGGGGTTGTGTCCATAAAAAGTTTTCGTGCTATGAGAAAAAGAATCTGAGAGTGAGAAATTCGAAGAAAATCAATTTTACCCCTGTGGAAAAAATCTCCCAACACTGTGAGAGGCGGTTAGGGTTTTTTCCCGTTCAATTGCGAAAACCCTTGCGCTCAGGGCGTTTCACGGGGTTGTCACAAAAGCCTTGAGCCACAAGGGTTGAGTACTTTTATTTATTTATTTCAATGGTTTGATTTTATGGCCCCAGCTGTAGATAATCTTTTTCCGTTCCAGTGCTGGGCGATGCTCACTGTGATTGCCCGAACATGGTGTCTAGCCTATTAACCATCTCCATGATGAAGACTGCGTGCAATCAAATCCTTCACAATCTCGAAAAGAACCTCGCTCCGAGCGTATATGAGCTATGGGTGAAGCCTCTGTCCTGCGAAGTGGAGGGCAAGAAGCTGAGCCTGACCGCTCCCAACGCCTTCGTGGCCAACTGGGTGCGTGACAAGCTGATGAAGGATGTCCGGATTGCTGCCGTCGATGTGCTCGGCGATGAAGCCGACGTGGAGGTTCTGGTCCGCAAGAAAGCGGATAAGCCCAAAGCCGAGACCAAGCCCAAGCAGCTCGGTCTTCCCATTGTGCACGTGCCGGAGACGAAAAAGACTCAGGCGCACAATTGGCGTTTTTCCTTCGACGAATTCGTAACCGGACCATCCAACCAGCTTGCCTGTGCCGCCAGCCAGACCCTGTGCGACACCTCGTTCGACGCTGAGAATCTTTTCCTGCATTCCGGTCCCGGCCTTGGCAAGACCCACCTGCTTCAGTCCATAGGCAGGCGTCTTTGCGAGGTCTCCAACAAGAAATCCGTGAACATCGCCTGCCTGTCGGGTGAAGAGTTCGCCAACCGACTCGTTCTCGCTCTGCGCGCCAAGCGCATGGACGAGTTCAAGGCCCGTTTCCGCGAAAAGGCCGACGTGCTGTTGCTTGAGGACGTGCATTTCTTCCAGAATAAGGAGAAGATGCAGAACGAGCTGCTCGGCACCGTCAAGGCGCTTCGCGAGCGTGGTTGCAAAGTGGTGCTTACCAGCTCCTTCCGTCCCCGGGAGATGAGCAATATCGACGATCAGCTGCTTTCCCGGTTCACTTCAGGATTCGTGGCCTCCATCGACAAGCCCGACTTCGAGACCCGCCGCCGCATCGTTGAGCACAAGGCCCGCAAGATGAGCGTGCAGGTGCCGGACGATGTCTCCGAGTTGCTTGCCGAGCGCATCGTGTCCGACATCCGCCAGCTTGAGAGTGCGCTGAACAACCTCGTGTTCAAGGCTCGCCTGCTCAACACCGGCGTGAGCACCGACATGGCCTGGGAAGTTCTCGAAAACTACGCTATTGAGAATCCGTCCCCGGACTATGATTCCATCATCAATTTCGTGTGCCGCTACTACGGTTTGTCCGACCTGCAGCTCAAATCCCGCAGCAGGAAGCGCCAGATCGTGACCGCGCGCAACACCGCGTTCTACCTTGCCCGAAAACACACCGAAATGTCTCTCAAGGACATCGGCGAACGTCTTGGGCGCAGGCACTCCACGGTGCTTAAAGGTATCACCAACGTTGAACGCGAAATATCCGTCCAGACCCCTCTGGGCCGCCAGATCGAAAAGGCGGTCACCACCCTGACCAACTAGGCTGAAAGGCCCCTCTCTACTCGTAACGGTGAAGGCGCTTGCGTGCCTGATCCGGGTCCATGCCGCGTTTTGTCGCGATGATTTCGAGGTTCTCCTCGGCATCGGATTCACGGATGTAGAGGGGGGCTATGTCTTTGGTGGAGAAGAGTGCTTTTGCTGACGCTTCAAGCATGGAATGCCCTGTAGGGGTGTCGTGGACAGGGGGTAGAATCGAGATGCCTTCCTGTGAAAGCTGCTCGAAAACCTCCGGGTTTTTCCTGACACCGCTTCCGCATACATGCGCCGGACCGGAAGATGCGATGAGAGCCGCCGCCTCCGTAGCCCTGCAGGCTGCAACAGGCGCGATGGGCTGTCCGTTGTCGAAGCTTTGCAGATACACCTGACCCCGGCGGGCATAGGTCGTTACGTAAAGCGTCCCCGTCAGGATGGGGGAGAGGGGGGCCGCGATCAGTGGAAGCAGTTTCAGACCAGCAACAGGCAGGGCATTGCCTGCGGCGAATCCGGCTGCCGCGGCGATGGTGAGCCGCAGGCCTGTGAAGCTTCCCGGTCCCCGCACGCAGGCTACTCCCGTGATGTTGTCCGGAGTCAGTTCCAGCCCTTTGAGCATGGAATCGATGGACGGGGCGATGAAGCCCACGGAGCGTCCGGGCACCGTCCACTCCTGAGAAGCCAGAAGGGTGGTACCGCTTTCTTCGACCTTTCCAATGGCCAGCTGAAGGCGTTCCTCGCACCCGTTGAGGACGAGGATGTGGCCCTTGAGATTATGAGAGCAGTCTGCGGATGTCATTGAATATCGCGAAAGCCATGAGGGTCAGCAGGAGAAGCAGCCCCACCCGGGTCGCTGCGGCGCGCCAGCGCTCATCAACGGGCTTGCCTTTGATGATCTCCAGAATGAAATACACGATGTGTCCGCCGTCCAGGACGGGAATGGGCAGCAGGTTGATGATGCCGAGGTTGATGCTGATGAAGGCCGTCAGGTAGAGCAGATATTCCAGCCCGGCCTTGGTGCCTTCGTGCACTGCCTGAACGAGGAAGATGGGACCGCCAATGGTCTCCGCGGGCAGAATCCGCTCCACAAGCTTCACGAAGCTGGTGACCACGAGGTTCATCTGGTCCCATGTGATCTCGGCGGCCTGTATGGCACCGGTTCCTTCCACCGGGAGGTACATCTGCTCACCGGCCGCGGCAACGCCCACAAGCGGTACGCTGACCTCTTCGCCGAACATGGTCTTGATGGTCCGGACCTTCGGGGTCATGGTGAACTGAAGCTGTTCGCCTTCGCGTTCGACCGTGAGCGTAACGGGTTTCACACCGGTTTCGCGGATATGACCGGGCAACTCGTCCCACGTGCGGATTTCATTGCCGTTGATGGAAAGTACGCGGTCACCTGCCTCCAGACCGGCGACCTTGGCGGGCGTGTCGTCCATGACCTGTCCGATGACAGGGGCCATCGCAGGTTCGCCTTTTGCGAGAAGCAGGGCCCAGAAAATCAGGAATGCCAGTACGAAGTTGAAAAACGGCCCGGCTCCGACCACGAGGATCCGTTGCCACGCGGGGCGTTCTCCAAAAAGGGTTTCCTCGGGAAACTCCTCTTCATCCTCTTCTTCCTCGGATTCACCCGCAAGCTGCACGTAGCCGCCAAGCGGCAGGGCGGAGAGTTTGTATTCGGTCAGCCCTTTACGAAAGCCGAACAGCTTGGGGCCGAAGCCAAGCGAAAAGGTCTTCACGCCCATGCCGAAAAGGCGGGCGGTGAGAAAGTGGCCGAGTTCGTGAAAGAAGATCAGGCCGCCTAGAATGACGATGACTGCTATGAAACTGGTTGCCATAATAGTAATGATAGCCGTTTCGTAAGCCGGGGGCTAGTCCCGGGCGAGGAGTTTCTTGCGGATTTCCTCGTCGAGCCCGAGTGCCGCCTCGGGGGTGGACACGTCCACGGGCTCGTGCGCTTCGAGCGAACGCTCGATGAGCGAAGGAATGTCCAGATAGCTGATTCGTTCGTTCAGGAAAAGGGAAACCGCCACTTCATTGGCGGCGTTGAGAACGATGGGATGGCTTTCTCCTGCCGCGAATGCGTCAAAGGCCAGTTTCAGGCAGGGGAAGGCGTCGAAATCCGGTTTTTCGAAGTCGAGGCTGCCCACGTCGGCGAGGTTCAGGCTCGGAAGCTCAAGGGGAACCCGGTCGGGGAAGCACAGGCAGTGAGCAATCGGAACGCGCATGTCCGGCAGGCCCATGTGAGCCAGTTGCGAGCCGTCAACGTATTCCACCAGCGAATGAACAATGCTTTGCGGGTGGACCACCACGTCCACCTGTTCCGCTGGTAGGCCATAGAGGTGACAGGCTTCTATGACCTCAAGCCCTTTGTTCATAAGCGTCGAACTGTCGATGGTGATCTTGGCGCCCATGTCCCAGTTGGGGTGGTCGAGAGCCTGTGCCAGCGTAACCTTCTCCAATTCAGCCCGGCTTTTGCCGCGAAAAGGGCCGCCGGAGGCCGTGAGGATCAACCGGCTTATCTCGCGGCTGTCGCCGTGGCCCAGCAGACCTTGAAAAAGTGCGTTGTGTTCGGAGTCCACCGGCAGAATCAGGGCACCGGATTCGCGGCACGCCTGTCGAATGATATGCCCGCCGAGAACAAGAGATTCCTTGTTGGCCAGCGCGATCATCTTCCCGGCGCGGGCGGCTTCGAGGGTCGGACGAAACCCTGCCGCTCCGACGATGGTGGAGAGCACGAGATCGACTTCGGAGAGTGCCGCCAGTTCTCGGTATGCTTCCGGCCCGCTGAGAATCTGCGGTTCGTACCCGGAAGGCAGCATTTTCTTCAGTTCATCCGCAGTGGGAGCGTCGATAACGGCGAGAAAGGGCGGACGAAATTCCGCGGCTTGTTCGGCAAGTTTGGCAGCATTGGTCGCGCCGGCGAGCACTTTGACGTCGAAACGATCGGGATGCTTGCGCACTACGTCCAGCGCGCTCACACCGATGGAGCCGGTGGAACCGAGAATGCAGAGTTTGCGGGGTGTTGCCGGAAGCTGGGCGTCTGAGGGCCACTGGGAAATATAGGTGTGCACGTGGATAGTCCTGAGGCCTTAGTTGAAGAAGGGGAGCAGCATTCTGGCCAGACCGTAGACCGGCAGGACGAACAGCAGGCTGTCGATGCGGTCGAGCAGGCCGCCGTGTCCGGGGAGGATCGCCCCCGAATCCTTGACGCCGAGCGTGCGCTTGAGCGCGGACTCGAAGAAGTCACCAAGCTGGGCGGCGACATTCAGTGCCGCGCCAAGCAGCACCCATGCCCAAATGGGCGCATTCCCGAAAGACAGGCCGTAGGAGGTTGTCACGAGGATGCACGCACCGAGACCGCCGAGGCTTCCTGCCCAGGATTTTTTGGGGCTGACGGTGGGCCATATCTTGCGCTTGCCGAACATGGATCCCGTGTAGAATGCCGCCGTATCGGAGATGGCGGCCGCAAGGATGACCAGTGCACATTCAAACCTGTTGAATTGCAGGAAGAAATGCAGGTTCAGCGGGATGTAGGCCATGCCGAGCAGAAAAATGAGCGGTTCGCGCGGTTTGACCTCTTCGGGATGACGGCCATAGCTGAACAGAAAAGTCATGGCGGCGGCCCAGAAGGCACCGATGAGAGCCATTGCGGTCCACTGGCTGTTTGGGGCCACGTGAAAGCTCAGGAGCAGCAGCAGAGTGAAGGCGCATGCAAGAAGCTTGTAGGCCCCGGCGTCGCGCATGGGCCGGAACATGTCCAGATATTCCATGAAAGCCAGAGCGCCGAATATCGTCAGCGCCAGAAAGAGAACCCAGCCTCCGAGCAGAATGCCGAGAGCGGGAATGAGTGCCAGCGCCAGTCCTGTGGCGATCCGTTTTTTATGCGTGCTTTCCATGTATTTCGTGCGTGATTGTAGGTCTTCCGCCTAGTGTTACCCGATTGGGAGGCTGCGGGCAACCAAAGTGGATCAGGATTGGCTCTCGATCTGTTCGCCGGTTTTCCCGAAGCGTCGTTGGCGTCCGGAGTAGTGCTCCAAAGCCTTGTCCAGCTCTTCGGGGGTGAAGTCGGGCCAGAATACGTCGGTAAAGTAGAATTCGCTGTAGGCAGCCTGCCAGAGCAGGTAATTGGAAAGGCGAAGCTCACCGCTGGTGCGGATGATCAGATCCGGATCGGGCTGGCCTGCGGTGTAGAGCCGGGCGGCCATGGCTTCTTCGGTGATGTCGTCGGGGCTCAATCCGTCGCGGACCATACTTTTGCAGGCGCTCAGAATTTCGTCCCGGCTCGAATAGTTCAGCGCGAGGTTCACCGTCAGACTGGTGCAGTCGGCGCTTTTCTTCATGGCGTGTTCCAGTGCCTTTCTGGAAGCCATGGGCAGTCCCTTGATGTCTCCGAGCACCTTGAGTCTGATGTCCTGCTCGACAAGCTGGCCGAGCTCCCTGTTAAGAAAGTTGACCAACAAGTCGAAGATGGTGCTGATTTCTTCTTTGGGACGGGACCAGTTCTCGCGGGAAAAGGTGTACAGGGTGAGGTGGCGGACGCCAATCTCGCGGCAGTGCCGTACTATGGCGCGGGCCGCCTCGGTACCGGCCTTGTGGCCTTTGCTCCGGGACAGCCCGCGCTTTTTCGCCCATCTTCCGTTGCCGTCCATGATGACGGCGATATGAGCGGGAATGATGAAGTCGGAGGACATGCGGTCCCTATATCTCCATGATTTCCTTTTCCTTGGCTTCGAGCAGTGCGTCGCACTTCTTCACGAAGTCATCGGTCAGGGACTGGACGTCGTCCTGCCCTTTGCGCAGGTCGTCCTCGGAGATTTCCTTGTCCTTTTCAAGCTTCTTGAGCTGGTCGTTCAGGTCGCGGCGGACGTTGCGGATGGCGACCTTGGAGTCTTCGGTGTACTTTTTGGCAACCTTGACCAGTTCCTTGCGGCGTTCTTCGGTGAGCGGCGGAATGGAGATGCGGATGATCTTGCCGTCGTTCACGGGATTCAGGCCCAGGTCGGATTTCTGGATGGCCTTTTCCACGTCAGAGAAAGCGCCTTTGTCCCAGGGCTGGATAGTAA harbors:
- a CDS encoding isoprenyl transferase; translation: MSSDFIIPAHIAVIMDGNGRWAKKRGLSRSKGHKAGTEAARAIVRHCREIGVRHLTLYTFSRENWSRPKEEISTIFDLLVNFLNRELGQLVEQDIRLKVLGDIKGLPMASRKALEHAMKKSADCTSLTVNLALNYSSRDEILSACKSMVRDGLSPDDITEEAMAARLYTAGQPDPDLIIRTSGELRLSNYLLWQAAYSEFYFTDVFWPDFTPEELDKALEHYSGRQRRFGKTGEQIESQS
- a CDS encoding 1-deoxy-D-xylulose-5-phosphate reductoisomerase; amino-acid sequence: MHTYISQWPSDAQLPATPRKLCILGSTGSIGVSALDVVRKHPDRFDVKVLAGATNAAKLAEQAAEFRPPFLAVIDAPTADELKKMLPSGYEPQILSGPEAYRELAALSEVDLVLSTIVGAAGFRPTLEAARAGKMIALANKESLVLGGHIIRQACRESGALILPVDSEHNALFQGLLGHGDSREISRLILTASGGPFRGKSRAELEKVTLAQALDHPNWDMGAKITIDSSTLMNKGLEVIEACHLYGLPAEQVDVVVHPQSIVHSLVEYVDGSQLAHMGLPDMRVPIAHCLCFPDRVPLELPSLNLADVGSLDFEKPDFDAFPCLKLAFDAFAAGESHPIVLNAANEVAVSLFLNERISYLDIPSLIERSLEAHEPVDVSTPEAALGLDEEIRKKLLARD
- the rseP gene encoding RIP metalloprotease RseP, with protein sequence MATSFIAVIVILGGLIFFHELGHFLTARLFGMGVKTFSLGFGPKLFGFRKGLTEYKLSALPLGGYVQLAGESEEEEDEEEFPEETLFGERPAWQRILVVGAGPFFNFVLAFLIFWALLLAKGEPAMAPVIGQVMDDTPAKVAGLEAGDRVLSINGNEIRTWDELPGHIRETGVKPVTLTVEREGEQLQFTMTPKVRTIKTMFGEEVSVPLVGVAAAGEQMYLPVEGTGAIQAAEITWDQMNLVVTSFVKLVERILPAETIGGPIFLVQAVHEGTKAGLEYLLYLTAFISINLGIINLLPIPVLDGGHIVYFILEIIKGKPVDERWRAAATRVGLLLLLTLMAFAIFNDIRRLLS
- the frr gene encoding ribosome recycling factor, which gives rise to MKTVLEDGKKRMGATISNLENDFAKLRTGRASTSLVDELTVEYYGAPTPLNQLASVSVPDARTLTIQPWDKGAFSDVEKAIQKSDLGLNPVNDGKIIRISIPPLTEERRKELVKVAKKYTEDSKVAIRNVRRDLNDQLKKLEKDKEISEDDLRKGQDDVQSLTDDFVKKCDALLEAKEKEIMEI
- a CDS encoding phosphatidate cytidylyltransferase; its protein translation is MESTHKKRIATGLALALIPALGILLGGWVLFLALTIFGALAFMEYLDMFRPMRDAGAYKLLACAFTLLLLLSFHVAPNSQWTAMALIGAFWAAAMTFLFSYGRHPEEVKPREPLIFLLGMAYIPLNLHFFLQFNRFECALVILAAAISDTAAFYTGSMFGKRKIWPTVSPKKSWAGSLGGLGACILVTTSYGLSFGNAPIWAWVLLGAALNVAAQLGDFFESALKRTLGVKDSGAILPGHGGLLDRIDSLLFVLPVYGLARMLLPFFN